In Glycine max cultivar Williams 82 chromosome 7, Glycine_max_v4.0, whole genome shotgun sequence, a single window of DNA contains:
- the LOC100809742 gene encoding uncharacterized protein isoform X2, translated as MGEHEGWAQPPSGLLPNGLLPNEAASVIQVLDSERWLKAEQRTAELIACIQPNPPSEERRNAVADYVQRLIMKCFPCQVFTFGSVPLKTYLPDGDIDLTAFSKNQNLKDSWAHQVRDMLENEEKNENAEFHVKEVQYIQAEVKIIKCLVENIVVDISFNQLGGLCTLCFLEEVDNLINQNHLFKRSIILIKAWCYYESRILGAHHGLISTYALETLVLYIFHVFNNSFAGPLEVLYRFLEFFSKFDWENFCVSLWGPVPISSLPDVTAEPPRKDGGDLLLSKLFLDACSSVYAVFPGGQENQGQPFVSKHFNVIDPLRVNNNLGRSVSKGNFFRIRSAFAFGAKKLARLLDCPEEELFSEVNQFFFNTWERHGSGERPDVPSIDLRHLSLSSHDQLQRSENLRNNNHKIDYASNHESNEEEHVSQSGLSQYSNFASEKTARSVVSTVSHSQNQNNSRTFDEVLRETNSNTGSHVNKGQRNVKANNLVSDVQGRFLFARTRSSPELTDSYGDVSTQGRSTKATESSKGQSSVAKLENSRRKNVEPDVAVRIDESSARHISSRQVLESAADSNCNHDESSSGVMGEEFASVVGAGGMQMMHQEEQDLLNMMASPTAQGFSGQTHVPMNIAPGHLPFHFPPSILASMGYAQRNMGNIPFIEAPWGTNMQFSQGFIPPLTPYFPGIGVTSNPQDLLETNNENFSSVEMNVAEADYEYWHEQERGSASEVEVDNGNFEMLPEDRQQSTSGSYNNSAPLSRVGSSNSNSSARVQQKFTKENRGSTREEHVDNFHYQDGRRNEVYFDDRTANSELSSAPPLSSFRSRTSSESSWDGSSAKSSKSTRERRGRKNTNSMASPVYAKGKNVSEISSNRLDDENREWTPLSTMASNIPERSNWPTSGTSMHVPRNQISGFETAQTSGSDSPLPIAPVLLGPGSRQRENSGVVPFTFYPTGPPVPFVTMLPLYNFPTESSDTSTSNFNLEEGADNSDSSQNFDSSEGYEHPEVSSPSNSMTRVAIESSEHRPDILNSDFVSHWQNLQYGRFCQNSRHPPSMTYPSPVMVPPVYLQGRYPWDGPGRPISGNMNIFSQLMSYGPRLVPVAPLQSVSNRPASIYQRYVDDMPRYRSGTGTYLPNPVSARDRHSTNTRRGNYNYDRSDHHGDREGNWNTNSKLRGTGRGHNRNQTEKPNSKMERLATSESRAERPWGSHRHDTFIPHQNGPVRSNSSQSNPSNVAYGMYPMPAMNPSGVSSNGPTMPSVVMFYPYDHNTGYGSPAEQLEFGTLGSMGFSGVNELSQANEGSQSSGAHEDQRFRGGHGQRSSPDQPSSPHVSRSVARSNF; from the exons ATGGGAGAACATGAGGGGTGGGCACAGCCACCAAGTGGGCTATTGCCAAATGGCTTGTTGCCCAATGAAGCTGCCTCTGTGATACAGGTGCTTGACTCGGAGCGATGGTTGAAAGCTGAGCAAAGGACTGCAGAGCTGATTGCCTGCATTCAGCCTAATCCTCCCTCTGAGGAGCGCCGCAATGCGGTTGCCGACTATGTCCAACGGCTGATCATGAAATGCTTCCCTTGCCAG GTGTTCACCTTTGGGTCAGTTCCCCTCAAAACTTATTTGCCTGATGGAGATATTGACTTAACCGCATTCAGTAAGAATCAAAATCTGAAGGATTCATGGGCACATCAAGTTCGTGACATGCTagagaatgaggagaagaaTGAGAATGCAGAGTTTCACGTCAAGGAGGTTCAGTACATCCAGGCTGAA GTGAAAATTATAAAGTGTCTTGTTGAGAATATTGTAGTAGACATTTCATTTAACCAGCTTGGAGGGTTGTGCACCCTTTGTTTTCTTGAGGAG GTTGATAATCTGATTAACCAAAATCATTTATTCAAGCGTAGCATTATCCTGATAAAAGCTTGGTGTTACTATGAGAGCCGTATACTTGGTGCCCACCATGGACTTATCTCAACTTATGCCTTAGAAACCTTggttctttacatttttcatgtTTTCAACAATTCTTTTGCTGGACCACTAGAG GTATTGTACCGATTTTTGGAGTTTTTTAGTAAGTTTGACTGGGAAAATTTCTGTGTAAGTCTATGGGGTCCAGTACCTATTAGTTCACTCCCAGATGTGACAG CTGAACCTCCTAGAAAAGATGGTGGAGATTTACTGCTCAGCAAGTTATTTCTCGATGCCTGCAGCTCAGTTTATGCTGTTTTCCCTGGTGGCCAAGAAAATCAGGGGCAACCCTTTGTTTCCAAGCATTTCAATGTTATTGATCCTTTGCGTGTCAACAATAACCTTGGCCGTAGTGTCAGCAAAG GTAATTTCTTTAGGATACGCAGTGCCTTTGCATTTGGGGCAAAAAAGCTGGCTAGATTACTTGATTGCCCAGAGGAGGAATTGTTTTCTGAGGTCAATCAGTTCTTTTTTAACACTTGGGAGAGACATGGAAGTGGGGAAAGGCCTGATGTTCCAAGCATCGATTTACGGCATTTGAGTTTATCCAGTCATGACCAATTACAGAGGTCTGAGAATCTCCGGAACAATAACCATAAAATTGATTATGCCTCAAATCATGAATCTAATGAAGAGGAACATGTTTCACAAAGTGGTCTATCTCAGTATAGTAATTTCGCATCAGAAAAGACAGCTAGAAGTGTTGTTTCTACTGTTTCGCATTCtcagaatcaaaataattcacGGACCTTTGATGAAGTCCTGAGGGAAACTAATTCTAATACAGGTTCTCATGTCAATAAAGGTCAGAGAAATGTTAAAGCCAATAACCTAGTGAGTGATGTTCAGGGAAGGTTTCTATTTGCCAGGACACGTTCTAGCCCTGAGCTGACTGACTCATATGGTGATGTTTCAACCCAAGGAAGGAGTACAAAAGCAACAGAAAGTAGTAAAGGCCAGAGTTCTGTTGCAAAGTTGGAGAATAGTCGTAGGAAGAATGTTGAACCTGATGTAGCTGTAAGAATTGATGAGTCATCTGCTAGGCACATCTCATCTCGTCAAGTTCTTGAAAGTGCTGCTGATTCAAACTGTAATCACGATGAATCAAGCTCAGGTGTCATGGGTGAAGAGTTTGCATCTGTTGTGGGTGCAGGTGGAATGCAGATGATGCATCAGGAGGAGCAGGACCTTTTGAACATGATGGCATCTCCCACAGCTCAGGGTTTCAGTGGTCAGACTCATGTTCCAATGAATATTGCACCAGGTCACCTACCATTTCACTTTCCACCTTCCATTCTTGCATCGATGGGATATGCTCAGAGAAATATGGGTAACATTCCCTTTATTGAGGCTCCTTGGGGTACAAATATGCAATTTTCTCAAGGTTTCATCCCACCATTGACTCCATATTTCCCTGGCATAGGAGTGACTTCAAATCCTCAAGATTTACTTGAAACTAACAATGAGAATTTCAGTTCTGTTGAGATGAACGTAGCAGAAGCAGATTATGAGTACTGGCATGAACAGGAAAGGGGTTCTGCTAGTGAGGTTGAAGTTGATAATGGAAATTTTGAAATGCTTCCAGAGGATAGACAACAGTCTACTTCAGGTAGTTATAATAACTCTGCCCCATTGTCTCGGGTAGGAAGCTCCAACAGCAACAGTTCTGCCAGAGTTCAGCAGAAGTTTACCAAAGAAAACCGAGGTTCAACAAGAGAAGAGCATGTTGACAATTTTCATTATCAAGATGGCCGACGAAACgaggtttattttgatgatagaaCAGCAAATTCTGAATTGTCCAGTGCACCTCCTTTGAGCTCCTTCAGGAGTAGGACCTCTTCTGAAAGCTCTTGGGATGGATCATCAGCCAAATCCTCAAAATCAACTAGGGAGAGAAGGGGGAGGAAAAATACTAACTCAATGGCATCTCCTGTTTATGCAAAGGGTAAGAATGTTTCAGAAATTTCATCTAATCGATTAGATGATGAAAATAGAGAGTGGACTCCTTTGTCGACCATGGCATCTAACATACCAGAAAGAAGCAATTGGCCCACATCTGGTACTTCCATGCATGTTCCAAGGAATCAAATATCTGGTTTTGAAACTGCCCAGACAAGTGGATCAGATTCTCCATTACCCATAGCTCCGGTGCTTTTAGGTCCTGGTTCTCGCCAAAGAGAGAATTCTGGGGTTGTTCCATTTACATTTTATCCTACTGGGCCACCTGTTCCCTTTGTTACAATGCTTCCTTTATATAATTTTCCAACTGAGTCTTCTGACACTTCAACAAGCAACTTCAATTTGGAAGAAGGGGCAGATAACAGTGATTCAAGTCAGAATTTTGATTCATCTGAGGGATATGAACACCCTGAGGTGTCAAGCCCTTCCAATTCTATGACAAGGGTGGCTATTGAGTCATCAGAGCACAGGCCTGACATTCTTAATAGTGACTTTGTTAGCCACTGGCAAAATTTGCAATATGGCCGATTTTGTCAAAACTCACGTCATCCGCCTTCAATGACATATCCCTCACCTGTTATGGTGCCTCCTGTTTATTTGCAGGGTCGATATCCTTGGGATGGCCCTGGAAGACCTATTTCTGGTAACATGAATATTTTCAGTCAGCTTATGAGCTACGGGCCACGCCTGGTTCCTGTTGCTCCTCTCCAATCGGTTTCTAATAGACCTGCCAGTATTTACCAACGTTATGTAGATGATATGCCTCGATATCGAAGTGGGACTGGAACTTACCTGCCAAATCCG GTTTCTGCTCGGGATCGGCACTCCACTAATACCAGAAGGGGAAATTACAATTATGATAGAAGTGACCATCATGGTGATAGAGAAGGAAATTGGAATACAAACTCAAAATTGCGAGGAACTGGACGCGGCCATAATCGCAACCAAACAGAGAAGCCCAACTCAAAGATGGAGCGGTTGGCTACCAGTGAGAGCCGTGCCGAGAGACCATGGGGTTCACATAGGCATGACACCTTCATTCCTCACCAGAATGGTCCAGTCCGCTCAAATTCCTCACAGAGTAATCCTTCCAATGTAGCTTATGGAATGTACCCTATGCCGGCCATGAACCCAAGTGGGGTCTCGTCAAATGGACCAACAATGCCATCTGTTGTAATGTTTTATCCTTATGATCATAATACTGGTTATGGTTCACCAGCAGAGCAGCTTGAGTTTGGGACTTTGGGATCAATGGGGTTCTCAGGTGTCAATGAACTGTCTCAGGCAAATGAGGGAAGCCAATCTAGTGGAGCACATGAAGATCAAAGGTTTCGCGGTGGTCACGGCCAACGATCTTCCCCTGATCAACCCTCCTCACCTCATGTCTCAAG GTCAGTGGCCAGGAGCAATTTTTGA
- the LOC100809742 gene encoding uncharacterized protein isoform X1: MGEHEGWAQPPSGLLPNGLLPNEAASVIQVLDSERWLKAEQRTAELIACIQPNPPSEERRNAVADYVQRLIMKCFPCQVFTFGSVPLKTYLPDGDIDLTAFSKNQNLKDSWAHQVRDMLENEEKNENAEFHVKEVQYIQAEVKIIKCLVENIVVDISFNQLGGLCTLCFLEEVDNLINQNHLFKRSIILIKAWCYYESRILGAHHGLISTYALETLVLYIFHVFNNSFAGPLEVLYRFLEFFSKFDWENFCVSLWGPVPISSLPDVTAEPPRKDGGDLLLSKLFLDACSSVYAVFPGGQENQGQPFVSKHFNVIDPLRVNNNLGRSVSKGNFFRIRSAFAFGAKKLARLLDCPEEELFSEVNQFFFNTWERHGSGERPDVPSIDLRHLSLSSHDQLQRSENLRNNNHKIDYASNHESNEEEHVSQSGLSQYSNFASEKTARSVVSTVSHSQNQNNSRTFDEVLRETNSNTGSHVNKGQRNVKANNLVSDVQGRFLFARTRSSPELTDSYGDVSTQGRSTKATESSKGQSSVAKLENSRRKNVEPDVAVRIDESSARHISSRQVLESAADSNCNHDESSSGVMGEEFASVVGAGGMQMMHQEEQDLLNMMASPTAQGFSGQTHVPMNIAPGHLPFHFPPSILASMGYAQRNMGNIPFIEAPWGTNMQFSQGFIPPLTPYFPGIGVTSNPQDLLETNNENFSSVEMNVAEADYEYWHEQERGSASEVEVDNGNFEMLPEDRQQSTSGSYNNSAPLSRVGSSNSNSSARVQQKFTKENRGSTREEHVDNFHYQDGRRNEVYFDDRTANSELSSAPPLSSFRSRTSSESSWDGSSAKSSKSTRERRGRKNTNSMASPVYAKGKNVSEISSNRLDDENREWTPLSTMASNIPERSNWPTSGTSMHVPRNQISGFETAQTSGSDSPLPIAPVLLGPGSRQRENSGVVPFTFYPTGPPVPFVTMLPLYNFPTESSDTSTSNFNLEEGADNSDSSQNFDSSEGYEHPEVSSPSNSMTRVAIESSEHRPDILNSDFVSHWQNLQYGRFCQNSRHPPSMTYPSPVMVPPVYLQGRYPWDGPGRPISGNMNIFSQLMSYGPRLVPVAPLQSVSNRPASIYQRYVDDMPRYRSGTGTYLPNPKVSARDRHSTNTRRGNYNYDRSDHHGDREGNWNTNSKLRGTGRGHNRNQTEKPNSKMERLATSESRAERPWGSHRHDTFIPHQNGPVRSNSSQSNPSNVAYGMYPMPAMNPSGVSSNGPTMPSVVMFYPYDHNTGYGSPAEQLEFGTLGSMGFSGVNELSQANEGSQSSGAHEDQRFRGGHGQRSSPDQPSSPHVSRSVARSNF, translated from the exons ATGGGAGAACATGAGGGGTGGGCACAGCCACCAAGTGGGCTATTGCCAAATGGCTTGTTGCCCAATGAAGCTGCCTCTGTGATACAGGTGCTTGACTCGGAGCGATGGTTGAAAGCTGAGCAAAGGACTGCAGAGCTGATTGCCTGCATTCAGCCTAATCCTCCCTCTGAGGAGCGCCGCAATGCGGTTGCCGACTATGTCCAACGGCTGATCATGAAATGCTTCCCTTGCCAG GTGTTCACCTTTGGGTCAGTTCCCCTCAAAACTTATTTGCCTGATGGAGATATTGACTTAACCGCATTCAGTAAGAATCAAAATCTGAAGGATTCATGGGCACATCAAGTTCGTGACATGCTagagaatgaggagaagaaTGAGAATGCAGAGTTTCACGTCAAGGAGGTTCAGTACATCCAGGCTGAA GTGAAAATTATAAAGTGTCTTGTTGAGAATATTGTAGTAGACATTTCATTTAACCAGCTTGGAGGGTTGTGCACCCTTTGTTTTCTTGAGGAG GTTGATAATCTGATTAACCAAAATCATTTATTCAAGCGTAGCATTATCCTGATAAAAGCTTGGTGTTACTATGAGAGCCGTATACTTGGTGCCCACCATGGACTTATCTCAACTTATGCCTTAGAAACCTTggttctttacatttttcatgtTTTCAACAATTCTTTTGCTGGACCACTAGAG GTATTGTACCGATTTTTGGAGTTTTTTAGTAAGTTTGACTGGGAAAATTTCTGTGTAAGTCTATGGGGTCCAGTACCTATTAGTTCACTCCCAGATGTGACAG CTGAACCTCCTAGAAAAGATGGTGGAGATTTACTGCTCAGCAAGTTATTTCTCGATGCCTGCAGCTCAGTTTATGCTGTTTTCCCTGGTGGCCAAGAAAATCAGGGGCAACCCTTTGTTTCCAAGCATTTCAATGTTATTGATCCTTTGCGTGTCAACAATAACCTTGGCCGTAGTGTCAGCAAAG GTAATTTCTTTAGGATACGCAGTGCCTTTGCATTTGGGGCAAAAAAGCTGGCTAGATTACTTGATTGCCCAGAGGAGGAATTGTTTTCTGAGGTCAATCAGTTCTTTTTTAACACTTGGGAGAGACATGGAAGTGGGGAAAGGCCTGATGTTCCAAGCATCGATTTACGGCATTTGAGTTTATCCAGTCATGACCAATTACAGAGGTCTGAGAATCTCCGGAACAATAACCATAAAATTGATTATGCCTCAAATCATGAATCTAATGAAGAGGAACATGTTTCACAAAGTGGTCTATCTCAGTATAGTAATTTCGCATCAGAAAAGACAGCTAGAAGTGTTGTTTCTACTGTTTCGCATTCtcagaatcaaaataattcacGGACCTTTGATGAAGTCCTGAGGGAAACTAATTCTAATACAGGTTCTCATGTCAATAAAGGTCAGAGAAATGTTAAAGCCAATAACCTAGTGAGTGATGTTCAGGGAAGGTTTCTATTTGCCAGGACACGTTCTAGCCCTGAGCTGACTGACTCATATGGTGATGTTTCAACCCAAGGAAGGAGTACAAAAGCAACAGAAAGTAGTAAAGGCCAGAGTTCTGTTGCAAAGTTGGAGAATAGTCGTAGGAAGAATGTTGAACCTGATGTAGCTGTAAGAATTGATGAGTCATCTGCTAGGCACATCTCATCTCGTCAAGTTCTTGAAAGTGCTGCTGATTCAAACTGTAATCACGATGAATCAAGCTCAGGTGTCATGGGTGAAGAGTTTGCATCTGTTGTGGGTGCAGGTGGAATGCAGATGATGCATCAGGAGGAGCAGGACCTTTTGAACATGATGGCATCTCCCACAGCTCAGGGTTTCAGTGGTCAGACTCATGTTCCAATGAATATTGCACCAGGTCACCTACCATTTCACTTTCCACCTTCCATTCTTGCATCGATGGGATATGCTCAGAGAAATATGGGTAACATTCCCTTTATTGAGGCTCCTTGGGGTACAAATATGCAATTTTCTCAAGGTTTCATCCCACCATTGACTCCATATTTCCCTGGCATAGGAGTGACTTCAAATCCTCAAGATTTACTTGAAACTAACAATGAGAATTTCAGTTCTGTTGAGATGAACGTAGCAGAAGCAGATTATGAGTACTGGCATGAACAGGAAAGGGGTTCTGCTAGTGAGGTTGAAGTTGATAATGGAAATTTTGAAATGCTTCCAGAGGATAGACAACAGTCTACTTCAGGTAGTTATAATAACTCTGCCCCATTGTCTCGGGTAGGAAGCTCCAACAGCAACAGTTCTGCCAGAGTTCAGCAGAAGTTTACCAAAGAAAACCGAGGTTCAACAAGAGAAGAGCATGTTGACAATTTTCATTATCAAGATGGCCGACGAAACgaggtttattttgatgatagaaCAGCAAATTCTGAATTGTCCAGTGCACCTCCTTTGAGCTCCTTCAGGAGTAGGACCTCTTCTGAAAGCTCTTGGGATGGATCATCAGCCAAATCCTCAAAATCAACTAGGGAGAGAAGGGGGAGGAAAAATACTAACTCAATGGCATCTCCTGTTTATGCAAAGGGTAAGAATGTTTCAGAAATTTCATCTAATCGATTAGATGATGAAAATAGAGAGTGGACTCCTTTGTCGACCATGGCATCTAACATACCAGAAAGAAGCAATTGGCCCACATCTGGTACTTCCATGCATGTTCCAAGGAATCAAATATCTGGTTTTGAAACTGCCCAGACAAGTGGATCAGATTCTCCATTACCCATAGCTCCGGTGCTTTTAGGTCCTGGTTCTCGCCAAAGAGAGAATTCTGGGGTTGTTCCATTTACATTTTATCCTACTGGGCCACCTGTTCCCTTTGTTACAATGCTTCCTTTATATAATTTTCCAACTGAGTCTTCTGACACTTCAACAAGCAACTTCAATTTGGAAGAAGGGGCAGATAACAGTGATTCAAGTCAGAATTTTGATTCATCTGAGGGATATGAACACCCTGAGGTGTCAAGCCCTTCCAATTCTATGACAAGGGTGGCTATTGAGTCATCAGAGCACAGGCCTGACATTCTTAATAGTGACTTTGTTAGCCACTGGCAAAATTTGCAATATGGCCGATTTTGTCAAAACTCACGTCATCCGCCTTCAATGACATATCCCTCACCTGTTATGGTGCCTCCTGTTTATTTGCAGGGTCGATATCCTTGGGATGGCCCTGGAAGACCTATTTCTGGTAACATGAATATTTTCAGTCAGCTTATGAGCTACGGGCCACGCCTGGTTCCTGTTGCTCCTCTCCAATCGGTTTCTAATAGACCTGCCAGTATTTACCAACGTTATGTAGATGATATGCCTCGATATCGAAGTGGGACTGGAACTTACCTGCCAAATCCG AAGGTTTCTGCTCGGGATCGGCACTCCACTAATACCAGAAGGGGAAATTACAATTATGATAGAAGTGACCATCATGGTGATAGAGAAGGAAATTGGAATACAAACTCAAAATTGCGAGGAACTGGACGCGGCCATAATCGCAACCAAACAGAGAAGCCCAACTCAAAGATGGAGCGGTTGGCTACCAGTGAGAGCCGTGCCGAGAGACCATGGGGTTCACATAGGCATGACACCTTCATTCCTCACCAGAATGGTCCAGTCCGCTCAAATTCCTCACAGAGTAATCCTTCCAATGTAGCTTATGGAATGTACCCTATGCCGGCCATGAACCCAAGTGGGGTCTCGTCAAATGGACCAACAATGCCATCTGTTGTAATGTTTTATCCTTATGATCATAATACTGGTTATGGTTCACCAGCAGAGCAGCTTGAGTTTGGGACTTTGGGATCAATGGGGTTCTCAGGTGTCAATGAACTGTCTCAGGCAAATGAGGGAAGCCAATCTAGTGGAGCACATGAAGATCAAAGGTTTCGCGGTGGTCACGGCCAACGATCTTCCCCTGATCAACCCTCCTCACCTCATGTCTCAAG GTCAGTGGCCAGGAGCAATTTTTGA